A single region of the Lycium barbarum isolate Lr01 chromosome 2, ASM1917538v2, whole genome shotgun sequence genome encodes:
- the LOC132628523 gene encoding uncharacterized mitochondrial protein AtMg00810-like, with translation MAYMLLYVDDIIPTASLDSLRCSIMALLASEFAMKDLGPLNYFLGIHVTRHKDDMFLSQRKYAEEIIDRAGMSSCKSTSTLVDTKPKVSGTSGAPYDDPTHYRSLAGALQYLTFTRPDISYAVQQGTIDYGLHLYPFSVTDLLSYTDADWGAALTHVGQRLVTVSFLGIT, from the exons ATGGCATACATGctactttatgttgatgatattattcctaCTGCTTCCTTAGATTCTCTCCGATGCTCCATTATGGCTCTCCTTGCctcggaatttgctatgaaggatctgggtcctttgaattatttccttGGCATTCATGTCACTCGACATAAGGATGACATGTTTCTTTCGCAACGCAAGTATGCCGAAGAAATCATTGATCGAGCTGGGATGTCTTCTTGTAAGTCTACTTCTACTCTGGTTGATACTAAACCGAAGGTGAGCGGCACATCGGGTGCTCCTTATGATGACCCGACTCACTATCGCAGTCTCGCAGGTGCCCTTCAGTATCTTACTTTCACGAGGCCAGATATCTCTTATGCTGTTCAACAG GGTACAATTGACTATGGTTTGCATCTTTATCCGTTCTCAGTTACGGACCTTCTTTCCTACACTGATGCGGATTGGGGGGCTGCCTTGACACACGTTGGTCAACGTCTGGTtactgtgtctttcttggggataacttga